ACGTGGATGGTGGTGAGTGCGCTGGGCTGCTCCATCGGCTACATGCTTCCCATGGAGCAGGGTCCCACCTGGCGCCAGGCGTTTGCCCTCGCGGCGGGGGCGCTGGCCGTGGGCTTCGTGCGCGCGCTGCTGATTGAACTGCTGGCGTCGCGCTATGGATGGGTCACCGGCGGTCTGCTGAACCTGTACCTGGTAGGCATCGGCGCCGATCTGCTGATCAACGTGTCGTTCGTGGGGATGGGAAGCGCGCTGTCCGGCGCCATCCGCAACCACCACGAGCAGGTGCGCATGGCCGCGCTGGAAGACGAACTCGCCGCCTCCCGCGCGGCGGCCATGCGCGCGCACCTGCGGCCCGGAATCGTGCTGCGGGCCATGGAGTCCATGGCGGACCAGCTCTTGTCCGATCCCGACGGGGCCACCGGCCGCGTGATGTCGCTGAGCGCGCTGCTGAACCTGCAGCTTCAGCGCGCCCGCCAGAGCCGCGTGTCCGTGGATGAGGAACTGGAGTTCATCCACGCCTACGTGGAGATGGACCGCGCCGCCGCGGGCTCCACCATCCA
The sequence above is a segment of the Longimicrobium terrae genome. Coding sequences within it:
- a CDS encoding sensor histidine kinase, coding for MAGPREPAILRPRTLAAFYLAFWAGAFCFSLFAYHFAGTFSHPTQSAVFDMGTWMVVSALGCSIGYMLPMEQGPTWRQAFALAAGALAVGFVRALLIELLASRYGWVTGGLLNLYLVGIGADLLINVSFVGMGSALSGAIRNHHEQVRMAALEDELAASRAAAMRAHLRPGIVLRAMESMADQLLSDPDGATGRVMSLSALLNLQLQRARQSRVSVDEELEFIHAYVEMDRAAAGSTIHLRVQAGDAALALPIPPNCISILLESVLRARPEAATDVVVEIEVRVVGERLEIVVRDDLAVGASARNAQGWEAVSDLSASLAAQFGPGAIPRFADRAEGVESRVSIPIGRLEERAGLREDADG